Proteins encoded within one genomic window of Deltaproteobacteria bacterium:
- a CDS encoding cadherin-like domain-containing protein produces the protein MVDVAHQTTCTLSGLEEGRTYYVAATAYDVSGNESDLSEEISFQVPYANRAPVAGDLDLTAVENTTVMGTLRATDPDGDPLNYRLVDPPSLGQATVTDTGTGTFTYTPDPGVIGRDSFTFKADDGEMDSNLAIVSVTITPADSDGDGITDDEEIDTYGTDPDKADTDGDGVSDGQELTEWGERWNLDDDGDGIINLLDPDPEGPPPGQVNLAWHANTEADLAGYRIYYGTSSGNYDSVVDVGNWTSCVIGGLEEGQTYYFAATAYDRCGNESDFSQEVSFQVVDPEGDTDRDGIPDADETDLYGTDPEGFDTDGDAIGDGTELAFWQGEWQADYDQDGIINLLDPDADGDGFSDGLELRWGFDPADPGSRPELPPLAIGRVDIDHNWKRVDLAENFLDPVVIAKPLSFNGTDPAVLRIRNIDTRGFEIRIQEWDYLDGPHTTERVSYLVMERGSYTLADGTRLEAGRFETSKTGSFEKIAFTRSFQVVPVVVTAVSTFDEADTVAGRVRDVTLQGFEFSMEEQEINPQVHGVETVSYIAWEPCCLTAEGLALEVNRTDDTVRHNFYPIRFDQVFKEEPFFLADMQTADGGDSANLRWRNLDLSGVEVQVDEEQSRDRETSHTTEVVGYILLATADPRQ, from the coding sequence ATGGTCGATGTGGCCCACCAAACAACCTGCACTCTTTCCGGTCTTGAAGAGGGCCGCACGTACTATGTCGCGGCGACTGCCTACGATGTCTCCGGAAACGAAAGCGATCTTTCAGAAGAAATCAGCTTTCAAGTTCCCTATGCGAATAGGGCTCCTGTTGCCGGCGACCTCGACCTGACCGCCGTGGAGAACACCACCGTCATGGGCACCCTCAGGGCAACCGACCCGGATGGTGATCCCCTGAATTACCGCCTTGTCGACCCCCCGTCGTTGGGCCAGGCGACTGTCACGGATACAGGGACCGGGACCTTTACCTACACTCCGGATCCGGGCGTCATCGGCCGTGACAGTTTCACTTTCAAGGCCGACGACGGAGAGATGGATTCCAACCTGGCCATCGTATCGGTCACCATCACTCCCGCGGACAGCGACGGCGATGGGATCACCGATGATGAAGAAATCGATACTTACGGCACCGACCCGGACAAGGCCGATACAGACGGAGACGGCGTCAGCGACGGCCAGGAACTGACCGAGTGGGGGGAGAGATGGAATCTCGACGACGACGGTGACGGGATCATCAACCTCCTCGATCCCGATCCAGAGGGCCCCCCACCCGGGCAGGTCAATCTCGCATGGCATGCGAACACCGAGGCCGACCTTGCCGGCTACAGGATCTACTACGGGACCTCCAGCGGCAACTACGACTCTGTGGTGGACGTGGGTAACTGGACAAGCTGCGTGATTGGAGGTCTTGAAGAGGGCCAAACCTACTACTTTGCAGCAACCGCATATGACCGGTGCGGCAATGAAAGCGACTTCTCCCAGGAGGTCTCCTTTCAGGTGGTCGACCCTGAAGGGGATACAGACAGGGACGGCATACCGGATGCGGACGAGACAGACCTCTACGGTACCGACCCAGAGGGCTTTGATACAGACGGCGACGCTATTGGAGACGGGACGGAACTCGCATTCTGGCAGGGTGAATGGCAGGCCGACTACGATCAGGACGGAATCATCAACCTGCTCGATCCCGATGCCGACGGCGACGGTTTTTCAGACGGTCTCGAGCTCAGATGGGGTTTCGATCCGGCAGATCCTGGCTCCAGACCCGAACTTCCCCCCTTGGCAATAGGCCGGGTAGACATAGATCACAACTGGAAACGGGTGGATCTCGCCGAGAACTTTCTCGACCCCGTGGTGATAGCCAAGCCCCTGAGTTTCAACGGCACAGACCCTGCAGTCCTCCGGATTCGCAATATAGACACGAGAGGTTTTGAGATCCGCATCCAGGAATGGGATTATCTGGACGGGCCGCATACCACGGAGAGGGTGAGCTACCTCGTCATGGAGCGGGGTAGCTACACCCTGGCTGACGGCACCCGCTTGGAAGCGGGAAGGTTTGAGACAAGCAAGACCGGTTCTTTTGAGAAGATCGCTTTCACCCGGAGCTTTCAGGTTGTCCCTGTGGTGGTGACGGCGGTTTCCACCTTCGATGAAGCAGACACCGTAGCCGGCCGGGTGCGGGATGTCACTCTGCAGGGTTTTGAATTCTCCATGGAGGAGCAGGAAATCAACCCCCAGGTCCATGGCGTCGAGACCGTCTCCTATATCGCCTGGGAGCCCTGCTGCCTGACGGCAGAAGGGCTGGCCCTTGAGGTAAACAGGACCGACGACACCGTCCGTCATAACTTTTATCCGATCCGGTTCGACCAGGTCTTCAAGGAGGAACCCTTCTTTCTGGCCGACATGCAGACCGCCGACGGAGGCGACTCGGCCAACCTCCGCTGGAGAAATCTCGACCTCTCGGGAGTGGAGGTTCAGGTCGATGAAGAACAATCCCGTGACCGGGAGACTTCCCATACGACCGAGGTGGTGGGCTACATACTGCTTGCCACAGCCGACCCAAGACAGTGA
- a CDS encoding bacterioferritin, whose product MLSHQKESSEKERPEKGEEMSEKVIELLNQARARELTAITQYMAQHYELEDRDFGKLGSKIKEIAIQEMKHAEDLAERILFLKGEPTSKPDAAIRKGQEIAEMLATDVALESQAIAMYNEAAVKCAEERDHISKQLFERLLGEEEEHLSAFENIKNHVDRLGGAYLASLAGD is encoded by the coding sequence CTGTTATCCCACCAAAAAGAGTCCAGTGAAAAAGAGAGACCAGAGAAAGGAGAAGAGATGAGCGAGAAGGTAATCGAGCTTTTGAACCAGGCCAGGGCCAGAGAACTCACGGCAATCACCCAGTACATGGCGCAGCATTATGAACTTGAGGACAGGGATTTCGGAAAACTCGGATCAAAGATAAAGGAGATCGCGATTCAGGAGATGAAACATGCAGAGGATCTGGCAGAAAGGATCCTCTTTCTCAAAGGGGAGCCCACCAGTAAGCCCGACGCTGCCATCAGAAAGGGCCAGGAGATAGCCGAGATGCTGGCCACAGACGTGGCCCTGGAAAGCCAGGCCATCGCCATGTACAACGAGGCAGCCGTGAAGTGTGCCGAGGAGAGAGACCATATCTCCAAACAGCTTTTTGAAAGGCTCCTGGGAGAAGAGGAAGAGCATCTCAGCGCCTTCGAGAACATCAAGAACCACGTGGACAGGCTCGGTGGGGCCTATCTGGCCAGTCTGGCAGGCGATTAG